A genomic region of Ensifer adhaerens contains the following coding sequences:
- the cckA gene encoding cell cycle histidine kinase CckA — MTKLRQSGDYQMPVVDRGVRPGTVLRIVLLAIVLTVSAIAFVLFKNEMDNEIVLGILGVLAMVGIFFLVSSVIGFIEVMPQSRPDELARAFLDAHEDGTIVTDRKGRIIYANAAYGAMTGAKSAAGIQSLETILSRNREATEAIYRLTNGLHEGKQGHEEFRLLKPLATSTSSGSGAHWFRLKARVLPLEDSERNPLYLWQIADITAERDDQERFFKELQNAIDYLDHAPAGFFSAGRKGEIFYINATLADWLGIDLTKFQPGSISIGDLVAGEGLTLVQAVQAEPGLKKTKMLDLDLRKMNGQSLPVRMIHRVSSTRDGAPGESRTIVMSREGSEDNEQSASSAAMRFTRFFNNTPMAIASVDGNGRILRTNAPFLKLFSGLVSQDDVERGALIEAVMHETEKGRLHEALAAAKDRQGDIAPIDALHPTDIERHFRFYINAVIDQSDQSPEEAAIIYALEITEQKALENQMAQTQKMNAVGTLAGGIAHDFNNVLTAILLSSDHLLLSARPADPSFADLMEIKRNANRAAVLVRQLLAFSRKQTMRPTVLNMTDVIGDLRMLVDRMTGTNVKVEVDYGRDLWPVRTDLGQFEQVLLNLAVNARDAMPEGGTITLRTRNLPAAEVAAFGRRELPDDDFVMVEVADQGTGIPPEILDKIFEPFFTTKEVGKGTGLGLSMVYGIVKQSGGYIYPESEVGKGTTFRILLPRHIEVPVAVEETSQTASAAAETAPAPVAQAVAAPVAKAEEPADLTGDSAVVLLVEDEEAVRRGGKRMLETRGYTVYEAGSGVEALDIMDELDGAVDIVVSDVVMPEMDGPTLLTELRKKYPDLKFIFVSGYAEDAFARNLPADAKFGFLPKPFSLKQLAVAVREMLDS, encoded by the coding sequence ATGACGAAATTGCGGCAGTCAGGCGACTACCAGATGCCGGTTGTTGACCGTGGCGTCAGGCCGGGCACCGTGCTGCGGATCGTTCTGCTCGCGATCGTCCTTACCGTATCGGCCATCGCCTTCGTGCTCTTCAAGAACGAGATGGATAACGAGATCGTTCTCGGCATCCTCGGCGTTCTTGCCATGGTCGGCATCTTCTTTCTCGTCTCCTCTGTCATCGGCTTCATTGAGGTCATGCCGCAGTCGCGGCCCGACGAACTGGCGCGCGCCTTTCTCGATGCACATGAGGACGGCACCATCGTCACCGACCGCAAAGGCCGGATCATCTATGCCAATGCCGCCTATGGCGCGATGACGGGTGCAAAGAGCGCCGCCGGCATCCAGTCGCTCGAGACCATCCTGTCGCGCAATCGCGAGGCGACGGAAGCGATCTACCGGCTGACCAACGGGCTGCATGAGGGCAAGCAGGGACATGAGGAGTTCCGACTGCTGAAGCCGCTGGCGACCAGCACCTCCAGCGGCTCCGGTGCCCACTGGTTTCGCTTGAAGGCGCGGGTGCTGCCGCTTGAAGACAGCGAGCGCAACCCGCTCTATCTCTGGCAGATTGCCGACATCACGGCGGAACGCGACGACCAGGAGCGCTTCTTCAAGGAATTGCAGAACGCCATCGACTATCTCGACCACGCCCCGGCCGGCTTCTTCTCCGCCGGGCGCAAGGGCGAGATCTTCTACATCAACGCCACGCTCGCCGACTGGCTCGGCATCGACCTGACCAAGTTCCAGCCGGGCTCGATCAGCATCGGCGACCTGGTGGCGGGCGAGGGGCTGACGCTCGTCCAGGCGGTTCAGGCAGAGCCTGGCCTGAAGAAGACCAAGATGCTGGATCTCGATCTGCGCAAGATGAACGGCCAGAGCCTGCCGGTGCGCATGATCCACCGCGTCTCCTCGACCCGTGACGGGGCACCCGGCGAAAGCCGAACCATCGTCATGTCGCGCGAAGGCAGCGAGGACAACGAGCAATCGGCATCGAGCGCGGCGATGCGCTTTACCCGCTTCTTCAACAATACGCCGATGGCAATTGCCTCGGTCGACGGCAACGGCCGAATTCTGCGCACCAACGCGCCATTCCTGAAGCTCTTCTCCGGTCTCGTCTCGCAGGACGACGTCGAGCGCGGCGCGTTGATCGAAGCCGTGATGCACGAAACCGAAAAAGGGCGCCTGCACGAGGCGCTGGCCGCGGCCAAGGACCGGCAGGGCGATATCGCGCCGATCGATGCGCTGCATCCGACCGATATCGAACGCCATTTCCGCTTCTATATCAACGCCGTGATCGACCAGAGCGATCAGTCGCCTGAGGAAGCGGCGATCATCTATGCGCTTGAAATCACCGAGCAGAAAGCGCTCGAGAACCAGATGGCGCAGACCCAGAAGATGAACGCCGTGGGCACGCTCGCCGGTGGCATCGCACACGACTTCAACAACGTGCTGACGGCGATCCTGCTTTCGTCGGACCACCTGCTTCTGTCGGCCCGTCCGGCAGACCCGAGCTTTGCCGATCTGATGGAGATCAAGCGCAACGCCAACCGCGCTGCGGTTCTCGTGCGGCAGTTGCTCGCCTTTTCGCGCAAGCAGACGATGCGGCCGACGGTGCTCAACATGACGGACGTGATCGGCGATCTGCGCATGCTGGTCGACCGCATGACCGGAACCAACGTCAAGGTCGAGGTGGACTATGGCCGCGATCTCTGGCCGGTCAGGACCGATCTCGGCCAGTTCGAGCAGGTGCTGCTGAACCTGGCGGTCAACGCCCGCGATGCAATGCCTGAAGGCGGCACCATCACACTTCGCACGCGCAACCTGCCCGCAGCAGAGGTTGCGGCCTTCGGGCGCCGCGAATTGCCGGACGACGATTTCGTGATGGTCGAGGTCGCCGACCAGGGTACCGGCATTCCGCCGGAGATCCTCGACAAGATTTTCGAGCCGTTCTTCACCACCAAGGAAGTCGGCAAGGGTACCGGCCTTGGCCTGTCTATGGTCTATGGCATCGTCAAGCAGTCGGGCGGCTACATCTATCCGGAATCGGAGGTCGGCAAGGGCACGACCTTCCGTATCCTCTTGCCGCGTCACATCGAGGTGCCGGTAGCGGTCGAAGAGACTTCGCAGACTGCGTCTGCCGCGGCAGAGACCGCACCGGCGCCGGTGGCACAGGCGGTTGCAGCACCGGTGGCGAAGGCCGAAGAGCCGGCCGATCTCACCGGGGACTCGGCTGTCGTCCTGCTCGTCGAGGACGAGGAGGCGGTGCGCCGTGGCGGCAAGCGCATGCTCGAAACGCGCGGTTACACCGTCTACGAGGCGGGATCCGGCGTCGAGGCGCTGGACATCATGGACGAGCTCGACGGCGCGGTCGATATCGTCGTTTCGGACGTGGTCATGCCGGAGATGGACGGACCGACACTCCTGACAGAGCTTCGCAAGAAATACCCGGACCTGAAGTTCATCTTCGTTTCGGGCTATGCGGAGGATGCCTTTGCCCGCAACCTGCCGGCTGACGCGAAGTTCGGCTTCCTGCCGAAGCCATTCTCGCTGAAGCAACTGGCCGTCGCAGTACGCGAGATGCTCGATTCCTAA
- a CDS encoding flagellar biosynthetic protein FliO, with the protein MMETIIADNGSRFVIAAAAVAIGLLCLVIVLWVMRNRPSSPFIRGGKNRQPRLAVLDAAAVDTRRRLVLVRRDDVEHLIMIGGPTDIVIESRIGAPAERADVAERKVAEPLAVESRPATREIPQQAAPALEPETVAAITPVRPVARPEEQPVARVEPVAPQRVVAEQRPVAAPVLAAEQRPLARPSVQAPEIPTVATASTPQANFDVAVNRPAPVVQQVQAQPIPVQPVQLQRPAPAIQQQPQPAAGLTDFERLLDAEITGDLQRLGPAIAGPATVTSTAGMVAPESRSLAPSGRQEPTLGAPGAEGGRKEPTIEEEMNRMLADISAGRKP; encoded by the coding sequence ATGATGGAAACGATCATCGCAGACAATGGCAGCCGGTTCGTCATTGCCGCCGCAGCCGTCGCGATCGGACTTCTCTGCCTCGTGATCGTGCTCTGGGTCATGCGCAATCGTCCCTCCTCGCCCTTCATTCGCGGTGGCAAGAACCGCCAGCCTCGGCTTGCCGTGCTCGATGCCGCCGCCGTCGATACCCGTCGCCGGCTCGTCCTCGTGCGCCGAGACGATGTCGAACATCTGATCATGATCGGCGGTCCAACGGATATCGTCATCGAAAGCCGGATCGGTGCACCCGCGGAGCGCGCCGATGTCGCCGAGCGCAAGGTCGCAGAACCGCTGGCAGTGGAAAGCCGGCCGGCGACGCGGGAGATTCCGCAGCAGGCCGCACCCGCGCTTGAACCTGAAACCGTCGCAGCCATCACGCCGGTCCGCCCCGTTGCCCGGCCGGAAGAACAGCCGGTCGCCCGTGTCGAGCCGGTCGCGCCGCAGCGTGTCGTCGCCGAGCAACGCCCAGTCGCAGCGCCCGTTCTTGCGGCCGAACAGCGTCCGCTTGCCCGTCCATCCGTGCAGGCCCCGGAGATCCCGACCGTTGCGACCGCTTCGACGCCTCAGGCAAACTTCGACGTCGCGGTAAACAGGCCCGCTCCGGTGGTTCAGCAAGTCCAGGCACAGCCGATCCCGGTACAGCCCGTTCAGCTGCAGCGCCCGGCCCCCGCCATCCAGCAGCAGCCCCAGCCGGCGGCCGGCTTGACGGACTTCGAGCGCCTGCTTGATGCAGAGATCACCGGCGACCTGCAGCGCCTTGGCCCCGCCATAGCCGGCCCGGCAACGGTTACCTCCACGGCGGGCATGGTCGCGCCGGAGAGCCGCTCACTTGCGCCATCCGGTCGGCAGGAGCCCACGCTTGGCGCCCCCGGCGCCGAAGGCGGCCGCAAGGAACCAACGATCGAAGAAGAAATGAATCGCATGCTGGCCGACATCTCGGCCGGCCGGAAGCCGTAG
- the dksA gene encoding RNA polymerase-binding protein DksA, with protein sequence MSEKIDLSTFVLSEDDEFMNANHRAYFRAKLNAWKNDILREARETLDHLAEESANHPDLADRASSETDRAIELRARDRQRKLISKIDAALQRLDEGTYGYCEETGEPIGLKRLDARPIATLSIEAQERHERREKVYRDE encoded by the coding sequence TTGAGTGAGAAGATCGATCTTAGTACCTTCGTCCTTTCCGAGGACGATGAATTCATGAATGCCAACCACCGGGCGTATTTCCGGGCCAAGTTGAACGCTTGGAAAAATGACATCCTTCGCGAGGCACGCGAGACACTGGATCACTTGGCAGAGGAGAGCGCCAATCATCCGGATCTCGCAGACAGAGCTTCTTCCGAAACTGATCGGGCAATCGAGCTCAGAGCCCGGGACCGCCAGCGCAAACTGATCTCCAAGATCGATGCGGCGCTGCAACGGCTCGACGAAGGCACATACGGCTATTGCGAAGAGACCGGCGAGCCGATCGGCCTGAAGCGGCTGGACGCCCGTCCGATCGCAACCCTGTCGATCGAGGCGCAGGAGCGTCACGAGCGTCGGGAAAAGGTCTACCGGGACGAATAG
- a CDS encoding SixA phosphatase family protein codes for MQDSAPKALRLYLLRHARSGWALPGQRDFDRALDDVGYIDAERLAQTAADRGIHPERVLCSTAVRCRETAEPFFRTVSEDLDIRYIDALYSGPTTVYFDLIDAHRDLNSLMLVGHNPMIEQLLHQLIGDDAALEAFPYGYPPAGLSILDLPAVAPNDGAEFATLVSILLPSQ; via the coding sequence ATGCAAGACAGCGCCCCCAAGGCCCTTCGCCTCTACCTTTTGCGGCACGCGCGTTCCGGCTGGGCGTTGCCGGGGCAGCGCGACTTTGATCGCGCACTGGACGACGTTGGCTACATCGATGCGGAACGGTTGGCGCAGACGGCTGCCGACCGTGGCATCCATCCCGAGCGCGTCCTCTGTTCCACCGCCGTGCGCTGCCGCGAAACCGCCGAGCCGTTCTTTCGCACCGTCAGCGAAGACCTCGACATTCGCTACATCGACGCACTCTATTCGGGACCGACGACCGTCTACTTCGATCTCATAGATGCGCATCGGGATCTGAACTCGCTGATGCTGGTCGGGCACAACCCGATGATCGAGCAATTGCTTCACCAGCTGATCGGAGACGACGCCGCGCTTGAGGCCTTTCCCTATGGGTATCCGCCGGCGGGGCTTTCGATCCTCGACCTGCCTGCCGTTGCGCCGAACGATGGTGCCGAATTCGCGACATTGGTCTCGATCCTGCTGCCCAGCCAATAG
- a CDS encoding YcjX family protein — MAPNLTSFKDDALIALDNLTDRASGLVNPSIRLGVTGLSRAGKTVFISSLVHNLLNGGRLPVFEPVRSGRVSKVRLEPQPDDAVPRFQYEDHIAALVRDRIWPDSTRAISQLRITLDYESASGWNRLFSPGRLSLDIVDYPGEWLLDLPLLAQDFRAFSNNAVTRARAASRSTFSAEWLTLAASAGPTAVADEASARRLAESFTAYLKACKADERSPSTLPPGRFLMPGDLEGSPALTFSPLPDLPDGRAPKGSLWAMMERRYEAYKKHVVSPFFREHFARLDRQIVLVDALQAINNGPEALLDLEQALADVLACFRPGTNSWLSSFLTRRIDKVLIAATKADHLHHESHDRLERIAARLVDRAAESIGMSGAGLEVMALASVRATREATVNHDGHALPVIVGTPIAGEKINGEIFDGEKKTAIFPGDLPEDPEVLFKAIEMQSGGTTFIEAAHPMPELSFVRFRPPHLEETGGGLKLSVPHIRLDRAMQFLFGDRLA, encoded by the coding sequence TTGGCGCCCAACCTGACCAGCTTCAAAGACGACGCCCTGATCGCGCTCGACAATCTGACCGATCGAGCCTCCGGCCTCGTCAACCCCTCCATCCGCCTCGGTGTCACCGGCCTGTCGCGCGCCGGCAAGACCGTTTTCATCTCGTCGCTGGTGCACAATCTGCTGAACGGCGGACGCCTGCCGGTGTTCGAGCCGGTGCGTTCGGGCCGGGTCTCGAAGGTCAGGCTCGAACCGCAGCCGGATGATGCAGTGCCGCGCTTCCAATACGAGGATCACATCGCCGCTCTGGTGCGCGATCGCATCTGGCCGGATTCGACCCGCGCCATTTCACAACTGCGCATCACCCTCGACTATGAGAGCGCCAGCGGCTGGAACCGGCTGTTCTCACCGGGCCGCCTGTCGCTAGACATCGTCGACTACCCCGGCGAATGGTTGCTCGACCTGCCGCTGCTGGCACAGGATTTCCGCGCGTTCAGCAACAACGCCGTGACACGCGCCCGCGCCGCCAGCCGCAGCACCTTTTCAGCGGAATGGCTGACGCTCGCCGCTTCCGCCGGCCCGACTGCGGTTGCCGACGAGGCGAGCGCCCGCAGGCTTGCCGAGAGTTTCACGGCCTATCTGAAAGCCTGCAAGGCAGACGAACGCTCTCCCTCGACTCTGCCGCCTGGCCGCTTCCTGATGCCGGGCGATCTCGAGGGGTCGCCGGCCCTCACTTTCTCGCCGCTACCCGATCTTCCTGACGGTCGCGCACCGAAAGGTTCGCTTTGGGCGATGATGGAGCGGCGCTACGAGGCCTACAAGAAGCACGTGGTCAGCCCGTTTTTCCGCGAGCACTTCGCCCGCCTCGATCGCCAGATCGTGTTGGTCGACGCGCTGCAGGCGATCAACAACGGCCCGGAGGCCCTGCTTGACCTCGAGCAGGCGCTGGCCGACGTGCTTGCCTGCTTCCGCCCTGGAACCAACAGCTGGCTCTCGTCTTTTCTGACGCGACGGATCGACAAGGTGCTGATCGCCGCAACCAAGGCAGATCATCTTCATCACGAAAGCCACGACCGGCTGGAGCGGATCGCCGCGCGCCTGGTCGATCGGGCCGCCGAAAGCATCGGCATGAGCGGCGCCGGCCTGGAGGTCATGGCGCTCGCCTCGGTCAGGGCAACCCGGGAAGCGACCGTCAATCACGATGGCCACGCGCTGCCGGTCATCGTCGGTACCCCGATCGCCGGCGAGAAGATCAATGGCGAAATATTTGACGGCGAGAAGAAAACTGCGATATTTCCCGGTGACTTGCCGGAAGATCCTGAAGTGCTTTTCAAGGCGATCGAGATGCAGTCGGGGGGAACGACCTTCATCGAGGCCGCCCACCCGATGCCGGAGCTCAGCTTCGTGCGGTTCCGTCCGCCGCATCTCGAAGAAACCGGCGGCGGCCTTAAGTTGTCGGTACCGCATATCCGCCTCGACCGGGCCATGCAATTCCTGTTTGGAGACCGGCTGGCATGA
- a CDS encoding YcjF family protein, translating to MSDDSNGRSRRPGAFSVGEEKVTQPAPQPRAPRSPASFGDNVVLTPDAEDPFRETTLSVEALALPEASPRKRRLSVGKIAVGAFGIILSLAAGLWVDRLLRDLFSRADWLGYTALAVVAIGMLALMIVVAREFSGMMQLTAIQKLKAETETAATSGNTKLARSAKTKLVHLLAGNPRTARGRTRLKETEGEIIDGPHLIELTERELLSPLDREARRLILAASKRVSIVTAVSPRALVDLGYVLYESARLIRAMAELYGGRPGTLGLLRLMRDVIAHLAVTGSIAAGDSLIQQVLGHGLASKLSARLGEGVINGLMTARIGIAAMDLCRPMPFRALKRPGIGDFLADLSPGAGRTGSESGDRFA from the coding sequence ATGAGTGACGATAGCAATGGCCGCAGCCGCCGACCGGGCGCCTTTTCGGTTGGCGAGGAGAAGGTGACCCAGCCCGCCCCTCAGCCGCGCGCGCCGCGGTCGCCCGCGAGCTTCGGCGACAACGTCGTGCTGACGCCCGACGCGGAAGATCCGTTCCGCGAGACGACGCTTTCGGTCGAGGCACTCGCTCTGCCGGAGGCAAGCCCGCGCAAGCGACGCCTCTCGGTCGGCAAGATCGCGGTCGGCGCCTTCGGCATCATCCTCTCGCTGGCTGCCGGCCTTTGGGTCGATCGCCTGCTGCGCGATCTCTTCAGCCGCGCCGATTGGCTCGGCTACACCGCCCTTGCCGTCGTCGCGATCGGAATGCTGGCGCTGATGATCGTCGTTGCCCGCGAATTCTCGGGCATGATGCAGCTCACCGCCATCCAGAAGCTGAAAGCGGAAACGGAGACCGCAGCGACCTCCGGCAACACCAAGCTCGCGCGCTCGGCAAAGACGAAGCTCGTGCATCTGCTGGCCGGCAATCCGCGAACGGCACGCGGCCGCACGCGACTGAAGGAGACCGAGGGCGAGATCATCGATGGGCCGCATCTGATCGAACTCACCGAACGCGAACTCCTGAGCCCGCTAGACCGCGAGGCTCGTCGTCTCATCCTGGCGGCCTCAAAGCGCGTCTCGATCGTAACGGCGGTCAGCCCGCGTGCCCTGGTCGACCTCGGCTATGTGCTCTACGAATCCGCTCGCCTGATCCGCGCCATGGCCGAACTCTACGGCGGCCGCCCCGGCACGCTCGGTCTGCTCAGGCTGATGCGCGATGTCATCGCCCATCTTGCCGTCACCGGCTCGATTGCCGCCGGCGATAGCCTCATCCAGCAGGTGCTTGGCCACGGCCTCGCCTCGAAACTCTCTGCACGTCTTGGCGAAGGCGTGATCAACGGCCTGATGACGGCGCGCATCGGCATCGCGGCCATGGACCTTTGCCGTCCAATGCCGTTCCGCGCCTTGAAACGCCCGGGCATCGGGGATTTTCTCGCCGACTTGAGTCCGGGCGCCGGGCGCACCGGCAGCGAAAGCGGCGACCGATTCGCATGA
- the folK gene encoding 2-amino-4-hydroxy-6-hydroxymethyldihydropteridine diphosphokinase yields MSSETRWRVASLGLGGNLGDPRKAMAEALQALDARGDCVVEAVSRLYRTPPWGKTDQAWFFNACAQVRTTLEPEALLNTCLDIERSMKRVRDERWGPRTLDIDVLTYEGVAQADTRLELPHPRMTDRGFVLMPLADFAADLLVRGRTVGDWLREADIAGIEVADGDMTWWRAVS; encoded by the coding sequence ATGTCGTCTGAGACGCGCTGGCGCGTCGCCTCACTCGGTCTCGGCGGCAACCTCGGCGATCCGCGCAAGGCGATGGCCGAAGCGCTGCAGGCTCTCGATGCACGCGGAGACTGCGTCGTCGAGGCCGTGTCGCGGCTCTACCGCACGCCGCCCTGGGGCAAGACCGACCAGGCCTGGTTCTTCAATGCCTGCGCCCAGGTCAGGACAACCCTTGAGCCCGAGGCCCTGCTGAACACGTGCCTGGACATCGAGCGGTCGATGAAGCGGGTGCGTGACGAACGCTGGGGGCCACGCACGCTTGACATCGACGTTCTGACCTATGAGGGCGTGGCCCAGGCTGACACGCGGCTGGAGCTGCCGCATCCGAGAATGACGGACCGCGGTTTCGTGCTCATGCCGCTTGCCGACTTCGCTGCTGATTTGTTGGTGCGCGGACGTACGGTGGGCGACTGGTTGCGTGAGGCAGATATTGCAGGGATAGAGGTTGCCGATGGCGACATGACCTGGTGGCGTGCGGTTTCCTGA
- the folB gene encoding dihydroneopterin aldolase, translating to MSPTYTITLKNCAFFARHGVFDEEELLGQRFFVDAELEVEQGTALVDDSIEDTVHYGIAFQEIERIVTGRRRYLIEALALEVAKTLCVRFPQIKRAKVSIRKPNAPVPGVLDYVEVTVEHVV from the coding sequence ATGAGCCCGACTTACACCATCACTCTCAAGAATTGTGCATTCTTTGCTCGCCATGGCGTCTTCGACGAAGAAGAGCTCCTCGGGCAGCGCTTCTTCGTGGATGCCGAGCTCGAGGTCGAGCAGGGAACGGCGCTCGTCGACGATTCGATCGAGGACACCGTCCACTACGGCATCGCCTTTCAGGAGATCGAGCGTATCGTCACGGGGCGCCGGCGTTATCTGATCGAGGCGCTGGCGCTGGAAGTGGCCAAGACGCTCTGCGTGCGGTTCCCGCAGATCAAGCGCGCCAAGGTTTCGATCCGCAAGCCGAACGCGCCGGTGCCTGGCGTGCTCGACTATGTCGAAGTGACGGTCGAGCATGTCGTCTGA
- the folP gene encoding dihydropteroate synthase — translation MTYNPFQKFSWKLAHGRSLELGPRGVLMAIVNVTPDSFSDGGRFIDAVAAAAQGVRCLQEGALILDIGGESTRPDAAKVSAEEEQARILPVISALSRDTDALISVDTYRASTARLAVEAGAHIVNDVHGLQREPDIATVAADTGAGLCIMHTGRDRQKLADVIDDQFHFLERSLEIARTAGVTRDHVVLDPGFGFAKDTDENLELMARFAELHRFELPFLVGTSRKRFVGAVSGREAADRDVATAATTALLRAAGAAIFRVHDVANSRDALAIADAMLSARTG, via the coding sequence ATGACTTACAATCCATTTCAGAAATTTAGCTGGAAGCTGGCGCATGGGCGCAGCCTGGAACTCGGGCCGCGTGGCGTTTTGATGGCGATCGTCAATGTTACCCCGGATTCTTTTTCCGATGGCGGGCGCTTCATCGATGCTGTTGCCGCGGCAGCGCAGGGCGTGCGATGCCTGCAGGAAGGCGCGCTGATCCTCGATATCGGCGGTGAATCCACGCGGCCGGACGCAGCCAAGGTCAGTGCGGAGGAGGAGCAGGCGCGTATCCTGCCGGTGATCTCGGCGCTCAGCCGCGACACCGATGCTCTCATCTCCGTCGATACCTACCGGGCCTCGACAGCCCGGCTGGCGGTCGAGGCCGGCGCTCATATCGTCAATGACGTGCACGGCCTGCAGCGCGAGCCGGATATCGCAACCGTTGCCGCGGATACCGGGGCAGGGCTCTGCATCATGCATACAGGACGCGACAGGCAAAAGCTCGCCGACGTGATCGACGATCAGTTCCATTTTCTCGAACGCTCTCTCGAAATCGCCCGTACTGCGGGCGTGACGCGCGATCATGTCGTCCTGGACCCAGGCTTCGGCTTTGCCAAGGACACGGATGAAAACCTCGAACTCATGGCGCGCTTTGCCGAGTTGCACCGCTTCGAGCTTCCGTTCCTGGTCGGAACCTCCCGCAAGCGCTTCGTCGGGGCAGTGAGCGGACGCGAAGCGGCCGACCGGGATGTGGCAACGGCCGCGACCACCGCGCTGCTGCGCGCCGCCGGAGCAGCGATTTTCCGGGTACACGATGTCGCAAACAGCAGGGATGCGCTGGCCATAGCCGATGCTATGCTCAGTGCCAGAACGGGATGA
- a CDS encoding DUF922 domain-containing Zn-dependent protease produces MSRVRVPFKAALLALLVAAPLSAASGETVINKSFSYFTIGGRTAEELDKALSTGGPMMKSTGARHPGATRIKFGGSITYVSRGGRCAVGSARVTLSTRIILPRWKYRRQAGRDLALVWDTLSSDIKRHEERHAEIARNHARRMEKMFLALKPEADCERMQASVARVSATAIEDHDKDQARFDRTEAANFDKRMIRLLQYRLEALKKTQQ; encoded by the coding sequence ATGTCCCGAGTACGCGTCCCGTTCAAAGCCGCCCTCCTCGCTCTCCTGGTCGCCGCTCCCCTCAGCGCCGCGTCGGGCGAAACCGTGATCAACAAGAGCTTTTCCTATTTCACGATCGGTGGACGGACTGCGGAGGAACTCGACAAGGCACTCTCCACCGGCGGCCCGATGATGAAATCCACCGGCGCGCGTCACCCGGGCGCGACCCGCATCAAGTTCGGAGGTTCGATCACCTATGTGAGCCGGGGCGGCCGTTGTGCGGTTGGCTCGGCGCGCGTAACGCTCAGCACCCGTATCATACTGCCGCGCTGGAAATACCGCCGTCAGGCGGGCCGTGACCTCGCTCTGGTTTGGGATACGCTTTCGAGCGATATCAAGCGTCATGAGGAGCGGCATGCGGAAATCGCCCGCAACCACGCACGGCGCATGGAGAAGATGTTCCTGGCGCTGAAGCCGGAAGCGGATTGCGAGCGCATGCAGGCGAGCGTCGCGCGGGTCAGCGCCACGGCGATCGAAGATCACGACAAGGATCAGGCGCGTTTCGACCGTACGGAAGCCGCAAATTTCGACAAACGCATGATCCGGCTTTTGCAATACCGGCTCGAAGCGCTGAAGAAAACGCAACAATAG
- a CDS encoding 2Fe-2S iron-sulfur cluster-binding protein: MTKLTIVAFDGARHELDVENGSTVMENAVRNSVPGIEAECGGACACATCHVYVDDAWAAVVGAPEAMEEDMLDFAYDVRPTSRLSCQIKMSDALEGLVVHVPERQA, from the coding sequence ATGACAAAACTTACGATCGTTGCCTTTGATGGCGCGCGCCATGAACTTGATGTCGAAAACGGCTCGACGGTCATGGAAAACGCCGTTCGCAATTCGGTTCCCGGCATCGAAGCAGAATGCGGCGGGGCCTGCGCCTGCGCGACCTGTCATGTCTACGTCGATGACGCCTGGGCGGCTGTCGTCGGCGCTCCGGAAGCGATGGAAGAAGACATGCTGGACTTTGCCTACGACGTCCGCCCGACATCGCGGCTTTCGTGTCAGATCAAGATGAGCGATGCCCTCGAGGGTCTCGTCGTGCATGTGCCGGAGCGTCAGGCTTAA
- a CDS encoding Hpt domain-containing protein — MAALRIAFEAPDNPGNSAATGKKPIDLAHLAAQTMGDKALEIEVLQLFARQARQVMKEMVEGDHTLRTQAAHRLKGAALAVGAVDVARFAGAIEQNPDEASLCEALSAAVLEAELFILKLCR; from the coding sequence ATGGCAGCCCTCAGAATTGCCTTCGAAGCTCCGGACAACCCGGGAAACTCTGCAGCGACCGGCAAGAAGCCGATCGACCTCGCTCACCTTGCAGCACAGACCATGGGTGACAAGGCGCTCGAAATCGAAGTCCTCCAACTCTTCGCGCGTCAGGCGCGCCAGGTGATGAAAGAGATGGTCGAAGGCGACCACACGCTTCGTACTCAGGCCGCCCATCGACTGAAGGGGGCTGCGCTTGCGGTTGGCGCCGTCGACGTCGCCCGCTTTGCCGGCGCGATCGAGCAGAACCCGGACGAAGCATCGCTCTGCGAGGCTCTTTCGGCCGCTGTGCTCGAAGCCGAGCTGTTCATCTTGAAGCTCTGCCGCTAA